A window of the Cicer arietinum cultivar CDC Frontier isolate Library 1 chromosome 6, Cicar.CDCFrontier_v2.0, whole genome shotgun sequence genome harbors these coding sequences:
- the LOC101504091 gene encoding NAD(H) kinase 1, whose protein sequence is MAPNKLNPSGNSSLSSGSQAENGFISSFSLFPEKAVQELLQSPIQASDDHLIEFSEALRTVAKALRKVAEGKASAQAEAAEWKRKYELERTRNLQFEDKEKSCPEHRTDLDDVKTNNPAKQPILYNKANSNGKSEECCSKNGICSHEVLRDGKPNSNSKMVKKASFKLQWCCKGEQSDQHKHDIVSFERGNITTAERSSKQISLKWESCPQTVLILNKPNSVSVQILCADMIRWLRQQKKLHIYVEPRVKVDLLTESSYFNFVETWSDDKEILKLHTKVDLVITLGGDGTVLWAASMFKGPVPPIVPFSLGSLGFMTPFYSENYKECLDSILKGPISITLRHRLLCHVIRDAAKNEFETGEPILVLNEVTIDRGISSYLTNLECYCDNSFVTCVQGDGLILSTTSGSTAYSLAAGGSMVHPQVPGILFTPICPHSLSFRPLILPEHVTLRVQVPFNSRSPAWASFDGKDRKQLAPGDALVCSMAPWPVPTACLVDSTNDFLRSIHEGLHWNLRKTQSFDGPRES, encoded by the exons ATGGCACCTAACAAGCTCAATCCCTCG GGAAATTCGAGTTTGTCGTCAGGTTCGCAAGCAGAGAATGGTTTTATTAGTTCTTTTTCTCTATTTCCCGAGAAAGCAGTGCAAGAACTTCTTCAATCTCCTATCCAGGCGTCCGACGATCATCTTATTGAGTTCTCTGAAGCTTTAAGAA CCGTTGCGAAGGCCCTCAGGAAAGTTGCTGAAGGAAAAGCTTCTGCTCAAGCTGAGGCTGCTGAATGGAAACGTAAATACGAGTTGGAGAGAACAAGGAATCTACAGTTTGAAGACAAAG aGAAATCATGCCCTGAGCATCGGACTGATCTTGATGATGTGAAGACAAATAACCCCGCCAAACAACCTATATTGTACAATAAAGCTAATAGTAATGGGAAGTCTGAAGAATGTTGTTCAAAGAATGGTATTTGTTCCCATGAGGTGCTTAGGGATGGGAAACCCAATTCCAATTCTAAGATGGTCAAAAAG GCTTCTTTTAAACTTCAATGGTGCTGCAAAGGTGAGCAAAGTGATCAGCACAAACATGACATTGTCTCTTTTGAAAGAGGAAATATAACCACAGCAGAGCGCAGTAGTAAGCAg ATCTCTTTGAAATGGGAGTCATGCCCACAGACAGTGCTCATATTGAATAAACCAAATTCAGTTTCAGTTCAAATTCTGTGTGCTGACATGATTAG ATGGTTGAGGCAGCAAAAGAAACTACACATATATGTGGAACCGCGTGTCAAGGTGGATCTTTTGACAGAGTCATCATACTTTAACTTTGTAGAAACATGGAGTGATG ATAAGGAAATTTTGAAGCTGCACACTAAAGTTGACCTTGTGATAACTCTCGGCGGAGATGGCACTGTTCTGTGG GCAGCATCTATGTTCAAAGGGCCGGTGCCTCCTATTGTCCCCTTTTCTTTAGGATCTCTTGGATTTATGACTCCTTTTT ATAGTGAAAATTACAAAGAGTGCCTTGACTCAATTTTAAAGGGCCCCATCAGTATTACATTACGGCATCGCTTGTTATGTCATGTTATACGAGATGCAgctaaaaatgaatttgaaactgGAGAACCTATACTTGTTCTAAATGAGGTTACTATTGATCGTGGAATATCATCTTACCTCACAAATTTGGAATGTTATTGTGACAACTCCTTTGTCACATGTGTGCAAGGGGATGGACTAATCTTATCTACAACATCTGGCAGTACTGCGTATTCTTTGGCAGCTGGAGGATCAATGGTCCATCCTCAG GTTCCAGGTATTTTGTTCACACCAATTTGCCCGCACTCCCTATCTTTTAGGCCATTAATATTACCAGAGCACGTGACTTTAAGAGTGCAAGTACCATTCAATAGCAGAAGCCCTGCATGGGCATCATTTGACGGCAAGGACAGGAAACAGTTAGCACCAGGAGATGCATTGGTGTGCAGCATGGCACCTTGGCCTGTTCCTACAGCTTGTCTGGTTGATTCTACTAATGATTTCTTGCGCAGTATTCATGAGGGTCTTCATTGGAATTTGAGAAAGACACAGTCATTTGATGGCCCACGGGAATCATAA